The Streptomyces sp. NBC_00344 genome includes a window with the following:
- a CDS encoding cobyrinate a,c-diamide synthase: MVARLVVAAPASGSGKTTVVTGLMAAFAERGLAVSPHKVGPDYIDPGYHALATGRPGRNLDAYMCGTELIAPLFAHGAAGCDLAVIEGVMGLFDGAAGQGELASTAQVAKLLRAPVVLVVDASSQSRSVAALVHGFASWDPAVRIGGVILNKVASDRHETMLREALDESGVPVLGVLRRAPQVRTPARHLGLVPVAERRPEAVDSVRALAAQVRAGCDLEALLALARSAPALDGDAWDPHVAVAELPVRTGVSPPGRLSGTGTEGAPRGARPVVAVAGGPAFTFSYAEHTELLTAAGAEVVTFDPLHDEQLPEGTGGLVIGGGFPEVYAPGLSANEPLRKAVAELAYSGAPIAAECAGLLYLSRSLDGQPMCGVLDAEARMSERLTLGYRDAVAVSDSSLALAGTRLRGHEFHRTVLEPGAGETAAWGMHRPERRLEGFVSQGVHASYLHTHWAGHPALARRFVDGCAG, from the coding sequence GTGGTAGCTCGGCTCGTCGTCGCGGCGCCGGCTTCGGGGAGCGGCAAGACCACCGTGGTCACGGGTCTGATGGCCGCCTTCGCCGAACGGGGGCTCGCGGTGTCCCCGCACAAGGTGGGACCCGACTACATAGACCCCGGCTACCACGCACTGGCCACCGGCAGGCCGGGGCGCAATCTCGACGCGTACATGTGCGGTACGGAGCTCATCGCACCGCTCTTCGCGCACGGTGCGGCCGGCTGCGATCTGGCGGTGATCGAGGGCGTCATGGGGCTGTTCGACGGGGCGGCCGGCCAGGGCGAGCTGGCTTCCACGGCGCAGGTCGCCAAACTGCTGCGGGCACCCGTGGTGCTGGTGGTCGACGCCTCGTCCCAGTCACGTTCGGTGGCCGCGCTCGTGCACGGGTTCGCCTCCTGGGATCCGGCGGTGCGGATCGGCGGGGTGATCCTCAACAAGGTGGCGTCCGATCGCCACGAGACGATGCTGCGGGAGGCGCTGGACGAGTCCGGGGTGCCGGTGCTCGGCGTTCTGCGGCGGGCGCCGCAGGTGCGGACACCGGCCCGGCATCTCGGTCTGGTGCCGGTCGCCGAGCGCCGGCCGGAGGCGGTCGATTCGGTACGCGCGCTGGCCGCACAGGTGCGGGCCGGGTGTGATCTGGAGGCCCTGCTGGCTCTGGCGCGCAGTGCTCCGGCCCTGGACGGGGATGCCTGGGATCCGCACGTCGCCGTGGCGGAGCTGCCCGTCCGGACGGGCGTTTCGCCGCCCGGACGGCTGAGCGGCACCGGCACGGAAGGCGCGCCCCGCGGTGCTCGCCCCGTCGTCGCCGTCGCCGGCGGGCCCGCCTTCACCTTCTCGTACGCCGAGCACACCGAGCTCCTGACCGCGGCCGGCGCCGAAGTCGTCACCTTCGACCCGCTGCACGACGAGCAACTGCCCGAGGGCACCGGCGGTCTGGTCATCGGCGGGGGCTTCCCCGAGGTGTACGCCCCCGGGCTGTCCGCCAACGAGCCCCTGCGCAAGGCCGTTGCCGAGCTCGCGTACTCCGGAGCGCCCATCGCAGCCGAGTGCGCCGGCCTGCTCTACCTCTCGCGCTCGCTCGACGGGCAGCCGATGTGCGGCGTACTGGACGCCGAGGCACGGATGTCGGAGCGGCTGACCCTCGGCTACCGGGACGCGGTCGCCGTGTCCGACAGCTCGCTCGCCCTGGCCGGTACCCGGCTGCGGGGGCACGAGTTCCACCGGACGGTACTGGAGCCCGGCGCCGGGGAGACCGCTGCCTGGGGCATGCACCGGCCGGAGCGCCGTCTCGAGGGGTTCGTCTCGCAGGGTGTGCACGCGAGCTACCTGCACACGCACTGGGCGGGGCATCCGGCGCTCGCCCGGCGGTTCGTGGACGGGTGCGCGGGGTGA
- the cobO gene encoding cob(I)yrinic acid a,c-diamide adenosyltransferase: MPQGQPTTVPDDGLTTRQRRNRPLTLVHTGPGKGKSTAAFGLALRGWNQGWPIGVFQFVKSAKWKVGEERALRVLGESGEGGTVAWHKMGEGWSWVQRDIESSEEAAREGWEQVKRDLAAETYRLYVLDEFAYPMHWGWVDTDEVIAVLRDRPGTQHVVITGRNAPEELLGFADLVTEMTKVKHPMDAGQKGQRGIEW; this comes from the coding sequence ATGCCGCAGGGACAGCCGACCACCGTGCCCGACGACGGGCTCACCACACGCCAGCGCCGCAACCGGCCGCTGACCCTGGTGCACACCGGCCCCGGGAAGGGCAAGTCGACGGCCGCCTTCGGGCTCGCGCTGCGCGGATGGAACCAGGGATGGCCCATCGGGGTGTTCCAGTTCGTCAAGTCGGCGAAGTGGAAGGTCGGTGAGGAGCGGGCCCTGCGGGTGCTCGGCGAGAGCGGCGAGGGCGGGACCGTCGCCTGGCACAAGATGGGCGAGGGCTGGTCCTGGGTGCAGCGGGACATCGAGTCCAGCGAGGAGGCGGCCAGGGAAGGCTGGGAGCAGGTCAAGCGCGACCTCGCCGCGGAGACGTACCGGCTGTACGTGCTGGACGAGTTCGCCTACCCCATGCACTGGGGGTGGGTGGACACCGACGAGGTGATCGCCGTGCTGCGGGACCGCCCCGGCACCCAGCATGTGGTCATCACCGGCCGCAACGCCCCGGAGGAACTGCTCGGCTTCGCGGATCTGGTGACCGAGATGACCAAGGTCAAGCATCCGATGGACGCCGGTCAGAAGGGCCAGAGGGGCATCGAGTGGTAG
- a CDS encoding putative cobaltochelatase produces the protein MTTPYPFTAIVGMDDLRLGLLLNAVSPAVGGVLVRGEKGTAKSTAVRALSALLPDVAVVAGCRFSCDPVAPDPACPDGPHSAADEAAGVSRDARMVELPVGASEDRLVGALDIERALAEGVKAFEPGLLADAHRGILYVDEVNLLHDHLVDLLLDAAAMGASYVEREGVSVRHAARFLLVGTMNPEEGELRPQLLDRFGLTVEVAASREPEQRVEVVRRRLAYDDDPAAFAAKWAEEEGALRERIEAARALLPAVRLGDPALLQIAATCAAFEVDGMRADIVMARTASALAAWAGRSDVTADDVRQAALLALPHRRRRNPFDAPGLDEDKLDDTLREFGGDSDDDPDPGGPDGGGSPPQDGPGTPPESDGGAGDTPESGDPGRHSDNSEGSGGSESPAGSGETADPPGSRGGEQPAARAAEPFRTKMMSVPGLGEGAAGRRSRARTEHGRTTGATRPRGALTKLHLAATVQAAAPHQRARGRSGTGLVVRRDDLRQASREGREGNLVLFVVDASGSMAARQRMSAVKGAVLSLLLDAYQRRDKVGLVTFRGKDAEVALPPTSSVDAAAARLEQLPTGGRTPVGAGLLKAHDVLRIERMRDPSRRPLLVVVTDGRATGGPEPVALAARAARLHEAEGIASIVVDCESGPVRLGLAGDLARHLGGTAVTLDDLRAESIAGLVKDVSTGSGTGARTTSRRAA, from the coding sequence ATGACCACCCCCTATCCGTTCACCGCGATAGTCGGGATGGACGACCTGCGGCTCGGGCTGCTGCTCAACGCGGTGTCCCCCGCCGTGGGCGGTGTACTGGTCCGAGGAGAGAAGGGCACCGCCAAGTCGACAGCCGTCCGGGCCCTTTCGGCCCTGCTGCCCGATGTCGCCGTCGTCGCGGGCTGTCGCTTCTCCTGCGATCCGGTGGCCCCCGACCCGGCGTGTCCCGACGGGCCGCACAGTGCTGCGGACGAGGCTGCGGGCGTGTCGCGGGACGCGCGCATGGTCGAACTGCCCGTCGGGGCCTCCGAGGACCGGCTGGTCGGAGCCCTGGACATCGAACGGGCGCTCGCCGAGGGGGTGAAGGCCTTCGAGCCGGGGCTGCTCGCGGACGCACACCGCGGGATCCTCTACGTCGACGAGGTCAATCTGCTGCACGACCACCTGGTGGACCTGCTGCTCGACGCGGCCGCCATGGGGGCTTCGTACGTCGAGCGCGAGGGTGTGTCGGTACGCCACGCCGCCCGCTTCCTGCTGGTCGGAACCATGAACCCGGAAGAGGGTGAGCTGCGGCCGCAGTTGCTGGACCGCTTCGGACTGACCGTGGAGGTCGCCGCATCGCGGGAGCCCGAACAGCGGGTCGAGGTGGTCAGGCGGCGTCTGGCGTACGACGACGACCCCGCGGCCTTCGCCGCCAAGTGGGCCGAGGAGGAAGGCGCGTTGCGCGAGCGCATCGAGGCGGCACGGGCGCTGCTGCCGGCCGTCCGTCTCGGCGACCCCGCGCTGCTGCAGATCGCGGCGACCTGCGCGGCCTTCGAGGTGGACGGTATGCGGGCCGACATCGTGATGGCCCGTACCGCGAGCGCACTGGCCGCCTGGGCGGGGCGCAGCGACGTCACAGCGGACGACGTACGGCAGGCCGCGCTGCTCGCGCTGCCGCACCGGCGCAGGCGGAACCCGTTCGACGCGCCGGGACTCGACGAGGACAAGCTCGACGACACGCTCAGGGAGTTCGGAGGGGACAGCGACGACGATCCCGACCCCGGCGGGCCCGATGGGGGCGGAAGTCCTCCGCAGGACGGGCCCGGCACGCCGCCGGAGAGCGACGGCGGTGCCGGCGACACGCCCGAGTCCGGCGACCCGGGCCGGCACTCGGACAACTCCGAAGGCTCCGGCGGCTCCGAAAGCCCCGCCGGTTCCGGGGAGACGGCAGATCCGCCGGGCAGCCGGGGCGGAGAGCAGCCGGCCGCCAGGGCGGCCGAGCCGTTCAGGACGAAGATGATGAGCGTGCCCGGGCTCGGGGAGGGCGCGGCCGGACGCCGCTCCCGGGCGCGTACCGAGCACGGCAGGACCACCGGGGCCACCAGGCCCCGAGGGGCGCTCACCAAGCTGCATCTGGCGGCGACGGTGCAGGCCGCCGCGCCGCATCAGCGGGCCCGCGGCAGGTCCGGTACCGGTCTGGTGGTCCGCAGGGACGATCTGCGGCAGGCCTCCAGGGAGGGGCGCGAGGGCAATCTGGTGCTGTTCGTGGTCGACGCGTCCGGATCGATGGCCGCGCGTCAGCGGATGAGCGCGGTGAAGGGTGCGGTGCTCTCGCTGCTGCTCGACGCGTACCAGCGGCGCGACAAGGTGGGTCTGGTGACCTTCCGCGGCAAGGACGCGGAGGTCGCCCTGCCGCCCACCTCATCCGTCGACGCGGCGGCGGCCCGGCTCGAGCAACTGCCCACCGGAGGGCGGACCCCGGTGGGCGCCGGGTTGTTGAAGGCCCATGACGTTCTGCGGATCGAGCGGATGCGGGATCCCTCCCGCCGCCCGCTGCTGGTCGTCGTCACGGACGGGCGCGCCACCGGCGGGCCGGAGCCGGTCGCGCTGGCCGCCCGGGCTGCCAGGCTGCACGAGGCCGAAGGCATCGCGTCCATCGTCGTGGACTGCGAGTCGGGGCCGGTACGGCTGGGGCTCGCCGGTGACCTGGCGCGCCATCTCGGCGGCACCGCGGTCACGTTGGACGACTTGCGCGCCGAGAGCATCGCAGGGCTTGTGAAGGACGTGTCGACCGGATCCGGGACCGGTGCCCGGACCACTTCGAGGAGGGCGGCCTGA
- a CDS encoding cobyric acid synthase: protein MSGGLLVAGTTSDAGKSVVTAGICRWLVRRGVKVAPFKAQNMSLNSFVTREGAEIGRAQAMQAQAARVEPSALMNPVLLKPGSDKSSQVVLLGRPVGEMSARGFFGVPQGPSGGPARYQGRQEALLGTVTDCLAQLRGTYDAVICEGAGSPAEINLRRTDIVNMGIARAARFPVVVVGDIDRGGVFASFFGTTALLSAEDQALVAGYIVNKFRGDASLLEPGLDMLHGLTGRRTYGVLPFTHGLGIDEEDGLHVSMRGAVRESAVAPPYGEDVLRVAVCAVPLMSNFTDVDALAAEPGVVVRFVDRAEELVDADLVIVPGTRGTVRALEWLRRRGLADALARRAAEGRPVLGICGGFQLLGEHIEDEIESRAGAVDALGLLPVRVRFAAEKTLARPVGEALGERVEGYEIHHGVAEVLGGQTFLDGCRTGSVWGTHWHGSLESDGFRRAFLREVARAAGRRFVPAPDTSFGMLRENQLDRLGDLIEEHADTEGLLALIESGAPAGLPFIAPGAP, encoded by the coding sequence ATGAGTGGCGGACTGCTGGTCGCCGGAACCACTTCGGATGCCGGGAAGAGTGTGGTGACCGCGGGCATCTGCCGGTGGCTGGTGCGCCGCGGGGTGAAGGTCGCACCGTTCAAGGCACAGAACATGTCGCTGAATTCCTTCGTGACACGCGAGGGCGCGGAGATCGGGCGGGCGCAGGCGATGCAGGCGCAGGCCGCCAGGGTGGAACCTTCGGCGCTGATGAACCCGGTTCTGCTCAAACCGGGCAGTGACAAGTCGAGCCAAGTGGTGCTGCTGGGCAGGCCGGTGGGCGAGATGAGTGCGCGCGGATTCTTCGGCGTGCCGCAGGGGCCGTCCGGTGGGCCGGCGCGGTACCAGGGGCGTCAGGAAGCACTGCTGGGGACTGTCACGGACTGTCTGGCTCAGCTCCGGGGCACATATGACGCCGTGATCTGTGAGGGAGCCGGCAGTCCTGCCGAGATCAATCTGCGCCGTACGGACATCGTCAACATGGGCATAGCGCGGGCGGCGCGGTTCCCCGTGGTGGTGGTGGGCGACATCGACCGCGGTGGTGTGTTCGCCTCGTTCTTCGGCACCACGGCGCTGCTCAGCGCCGAGGACCAGGCACTGGTCGCCGGGTACATCGTCAACAAGTTCCGCGGCGACGCGTCACTGCTCGAACCGGGACTCGACATGCTGCACGGGCTCACCGGGCGGCGCACCTACGGCGTACTGCCGTTCACGCACGGTCTCGGCATCGACGAGGAGGACGGGCTGCACGTGTCGATGCGGGGCGCCGTGCGCGAGTCCGCGGTCGCCCCTCCGTACGGGGAGGACGTGCTGCGGGTCGCGGTCTGCGCCGTACCGCTGATGTCGAACTTCACCGATGTGGACGCCCTGGCGGCCGAGCCCGGTGTCGTGGTGCGTTTCGTGGACCGGGCCGAAGAACTGGTCGACGCGGACCTGGTGATCGTGCCGGGGACCCGTGGCACCGTGCGCGCACTGGAGTGGCTGCGCCGGCGCGGACTTGCCGACGCGCTGGCCCGGCGTGCCGCCGAGGGTCGCCCGGTCCTGGGGATCTGCGGTGGCTTCCAGCTCCTCGGTGAGCACATCGAGGACGAGATCGAGTCGCGGGCCGGAGCCGTGGACGCCCTCGGGCTGCTTCCGGTACGCGTCAGGTTCGCCGCGGAGAAGACGCTCGCCAGGCCCGTCGGCGAGGCCCTGGGCGAGCGCGTCGAGGGCTACGAGATCCATCACGGTGTCGCCGAAGTGCTGGGCGGCCAAACCTTCCTGGACGGCTGCCGCACCGGTTCTGTCTGGGGCACGCACTGGCACGGCTCACTGGAGAGCGACGGCTTCCGGCGCGCCTTCCTGCGGGAAGTGGCCCGGGCTGCGGGGCGTCGCTTCGTACCGGCCCCGGACACCAGCTTCGGGATGCTCCGCGAGAACCAGCTGGACCGTCTGGGCGACCTCATCGAGGAGCACGCCGACACCGAAGGGCTGCTCGCCCTCATCGAGTCGGGCGCCCCGGCAGGACTTCCCTTCATCGCACCCGGAGCGCCATGA
- a CDS encoding cobalamin biosynthesis protein: MRAERVFVYGATAGLVGDLILADPRRGHPVAAFGRAAAAVERRLWRDHRGWGALHTLVCAGAAVSAAVLAGRAVRGNPGAGIALTAATTWAVIGGTSLGREARAIGEALAAGDIEAARERLPHLCGRDPQALDEQQLARAVVESVAENTSDAVVGALVWGALCGVPGLAGFRAVNTLDAMVGHKSPRYLRYGWASARLDDLAGWPGARLTAVLAVLAGGDPRAAARAWREDAGGHPSPNAGPVEASFAGALGVRLGGTLAYSGRIEHRAVLNGGGRPVAVGDIDRAVRLSRRVGLLALAAALVVRKVRG, from the coding sequence ATGCGTGCCGAGCGTGTATTCGTGTACGGCGCCACCGCCGGCCTTGTCGGGGACCTGATCCTCGCGGACCCGCGCCGCGGACACCCCGTCGCCGCTTTCGGGCGGGCCGCGGCCGCTGTGGAGCGGCGGCTGTGGCGCGACCACCGGGGCTGGGGGGCACTGCACACCCTGGTCTGCGCCGGAGCCGCGGTGAGCGCCGCGGTGCTTGCCGGGCGGGCCGTACGCGGGAACCCGGGTGCGGGCATCGCGCTGACCGCCGCCACCACCTGGGCGGTCATCGGCGGGACCTCACTGGGGCGGGAAGCGCGCGCGATCGGCGAGGCGCTGGCCGCGGGGGACATCGAAGCGGCCAGGGAGCGGCTACCGCATCTGTGCGGGCGGGACCCGCAGGCTCTCGACGAACAGCAACTGGCGCGCGCGGTGGTGGAGTCCGTCGCCGAGAACACATCGGACGCCGTGGTGGGCGCACTCGTCTGGGGTGCCCTGTGCGGGGTGCCCGGGCTGGCCGGTTTCCGTGCGGTGAACACCCTCGACGCCATGGTCGGACACAAGTCGCCCCGGTACCTGCGGTACGGCTGGGCCTCGGCGCGGCTCGACGATCTGGCCGGCTGGCCGGGGGCCCGGCTGACCGCCGTGCTCGCGGTGCTCGCCGGAGGCGACCCGCGGGCGGCGGCACGCGCCTGGCGCGAGGACGCGGGCGGGCATCCGAGCCCCAACGCGGGCCCGGTGGAGGCCTCGTTCGCGGGGGCGCTGGGCGTCCGGCTCGGCGGCACACTCGCGTACAGCGGCCGGATCGAGCACCGGGCGGTGCTCAACGGCGGCGGCAGGCCCGTCGCAGTGGGCGACATCGACCGAGCGGTGCGGCTGTCGCGCCGGGTGGGACTGCTCGCACTCGCGGCGGCCCTTGTGGTGAGAAAGGTGCGCGGATGA